From the Opitutus sp. ER46 genome, one window contains:
- a CDS encoding PAS domain-containing sensor histidine kinase, translating to MSPLSPPAAARPDRAAAAPLLHALLATIPELVYFKDRDSRFIAVSASLVRAFGCASAAEVIGRTDADFYAAAHAQAARADEEAILRTGCPLRRKIEQEHWPTGRVTWALTSKYPLHNHAGEIVGTFGLSRDITRKREMEQELEQTQRDLVEASRVAGMAEVATGVLHNVGNVLSSLNVSASVITSGLRHSKADSLTRLAALLREHRADLGAFLSQDAKGRRIPEYLASVARHSLEERDRLLREIASLQKNIDHIKEIVAMQQAYATMIGVVEPLEPAGLVEDALRMNADPLARHEIAVRRDFAAVPAVSAEKGKVVQILVNLVRNAQLACDEARTTGKEITVRLRAAGGRVQLSVIDNGVGIPAANLTRIFQHGFTTRARGHGFGLHSSANAAREMKGTLTVHSDGPGTGATFTLDLPVALSR from the coding sequence ATGAGCCCGCTGTCGCCCCCCGCCGCCGCCCGCCCCGACCGCGCCGCCGCCGCTCCGCTCCTGCACGCGCTCCTCGCGACCATCCCGGAGCTCGTCTATTTCAAGGACCGCGACTCCCGCTTCATCGCCGTCAGCGCTTCGCTCGTCCGCGCCTTCGGCTGCGCGTCCGCCGCCGAGGTCATCGGCCGCACCGACGCCGACTTCTACGCCGCAGCCCACGCCCAGGCCGCGCGCGCCGACGAAGAGGCCATCCTCCGCACCGGCTGCCCGCTCCGCCGCAAGATCGAGCAGGAACACTGGCCCACCGGCCGCGTCACCTGGGCCCTCACCAGCAAGTATCCGCTCCACAACCACGCCGGCGAGATTGTCGGCACCTTTGGCCTCAGCCGCGACATCACCCGCAAGCGCGAGATGGAGCAGGAGCTCGAGCAAACCCAGCGCGACCTGGTCGAGGCCTCCCGCGTCGCCGGCATGGCCGAGGTCGCCACCGGCGTGCTCCACAACGTCGGCAACGTCCTCAGCAGCCTCAACGTCTCCGCCTCCGTCATCACCTCGGGGCTCCGTCATTCGAAGGCCGACAGCCTCACCCGCCTCGCCGCCCTCCTGCGCGAACACCGCGCCGACCTCGGCGCGTTTCTCAGCCAGGACGCCAAGGGCCGCCGCATCCCCGAGTATCTCGCCTCCGTCGCCCGGCACTCCCTCGAGGAGCGCGATCGGCTCCTCCGCGAGATCGCGTCCCTCCAGAAGAACATCGACCACATCAAGGAGATCGTCGCGATGCAGCAGGCCTACGCCACGATGATCGGCGTCGTCGAACCGCTCGAGCCCGCCGGCCTCGTCGAGGACGCCCTGCGCATGAACGCCGACCCCCTCGCGCGCCACGAGATCGCCGTCCGGCGCGACTTCGCCGCCGTCCCCGCCGTCTCCGCCGAAAAGGGCAAGGTCGTCCAGATTCTCGTGAACCTCGTCCGCAACGCCCAGCTCGCCTGCGACGAGGCGCGCACCACCGGCAAGGAGATCACCGTGCGCCTGCGCGCCGCCGGCGGCCGCGTGCAGCTCAGCGTCATCGACAACGGCGTGGGCATCCCCGCCGCCAACCTCACGCGCATCTTCCAGCACGGCTTCACCACCCGCGCCCGCGGCCACGGCTTCGGCCTGCACTCCTCCGCCAACGCCGCCCGCGAAATGAAGGGCACCCTCACCGTCCACAGCGACGGTCCCGGCACCGGCGCCACCTTCACCCTCGACCTTCCGGTCGCCCTCTCCCGATGA